The following coding sequences are from one Hymenobacter sp. DG25A window:
- a CDS encoding cbb3-type cytochrome c oxidase subunit I: MAANLPTQAQAQGGIGATETHTEHDEHLHHDEHHEQSFLEKYIFSTDHKVIAKQFLISGIFWAILGGTLSSLFRLQLGWPDSTFEWLSPFLGKWIEAGKLNPEFYLALVTMHGTIMVFFVLTAGLSGTFSNFLIPLQIGARDMASGFMNMLSYWFFFVSSVIMFISLFIETGPASAGWTIYPPLSALPQAIPGSGLGQTLWLVSMALFIASQLLGGVNYITTVINLRTRGMSMSKLPLTIWAFFLTAILGLLSFPVLLSAALLLIFDRSFGTSFFLSDIYIAGQALHNVGGSPVLFQHLFWFLGHPEVYIVIMPAMGMVSEILATNARKPIFGYRAMIGSLLGISLLSFVVWAHHMFVTGMNPFLGSVFMFLTLIIAVPSAVKTFNWLATLWRGNIRFTAAMLFSIGFVSLFISGGLTGIVLGNAALDIQMHNTYFVVAHFHLVMGSSAFFGLFAGVYHWFPKMFGRMMDEKLGYVHFWLTFLGVYLVFLPMHYVGIAGFPRRYYAWTGFDMFSQFADLNRFISIAAILAFFAQFVFLFNFFYSIFRGRRATQNPWNSTTLEWTTPIQPGHGNWPGAIPAVYRWPYDYSKPGAAEDFIPQNIPYSQTQSSNLPYEREME, translated from the coding sequence TATTTTCTGGGCCATTCTGGGGGGTACGCTCTCCAGCCTGTTCCGTCTTCAACTCGGCTGGCCTGACTCTACCTTCGAATGGCTCTCGCCGTTCCTGGGCAAGTGGATAGAAGCCGGTAAGCTGAACCCGGAGTTCTATCTGGCCCTGGTAACCATGCACGGCACTATCATGGTGTTCTTCGTGCTGACAGCCGGTCTGTCGGGTACGTTCTCTAACTTCCTGATTCCGCTGCAAATTGGTGCCCGCGACATGGCTTCGGGCTTCATGAACATGCTTTCCTACTGGTTCTTCTTTGTATCCAGCGTTATCATGTTCATCTCGCTGTTCATCGAAACCGGTCCTGCATCGGCTGGCTGGACAATTTATCCGCCGCTGAGCGCCCTGCCGCAAGCTATTCCCGGCTCCGGCCTGGGTCAAACCCTGTGGCTGGTTTCCATGGCGCTGTTCATCGCCTCCCAGTTGCTGGGTGGGGTAAACTACATCACCACGGTTATTAACCTGCGTACCCGCGGCATGAGCATGAGCAAGCTGCCGCTGACCATCTGGGCGTTCTTCCTGACGGCTATCCTGGGTCTGCTCTCTTTCCCGGTTCTGCTGTCGGCTGCGCTGCTGCTGATCTTCGACCGTTCGTTTGGTACGTCCTTCTTCCTGTCCGACATCTATATTGCTGGTCAGGCGCTACATAACGTAGGCGGTTCACCCGTTCTGTTCCAGCACTTGTTCTGGTTCCTGGGTCACCCCGAGGTGTACATCGTTATTATGCCTGCTATGGGTATGGTATCGGAAATTCTGGCTACCAACGCCCGTAAGCCTATCTTCGGCTACCGCGCTATGATTGGCTCGCTGCTGGGTATCTCGCTGCTGTCGTTCGTTGTGTGGGCTCACCATATGTTCGTGACGGGTATGAACCCGTTCCTCGGTTCGGTCTTCATGTTCCTGACGCTGATTATTGCAGTGCCTTCGGCGGTGAAGACCTTTAACTGGCTGGCTACGCTGTGGCGTGGTAACATCCGCTTCACGGCGGCTATGTTGTTCTCCATTGGCTTTGTGTCGTTGTTTATCTCGGGTGGTCTGACGGGTATCGTACTCGGTAACGCCGCGCTGGATATTCAGATGCACAACACCTACTTCGTGGTAGCTCACTTCCACTTGGTAATGGGTAGCTCGGCCTTCTTTGGTCTGTTTGCTGGTGTGTATCACTGGTTCCCCAAGATGTTCGGCCGTATGATGGACGAGAAACTGGGCTACGTGCACTTCTGGCTCACGTTCCTGGGGGTATATCTGGTGTTCCTGCCCATGCACTACGTAGGTATTGCCGGTTTCCCACGTCGCTACTACGCCTGGACTGGCTTTGACATGTTCTCGCAGTTTGCTGACCTGAACCGCTTTATCTCTATTGCGGCTATTCTGGCCTTCTTCGCGCAGTTTGTCTTCCTCTTCAACTTCTTCTACAGCATCTTCCGTGGCCGTCGCGCTACGCAGAACCCGTGGAACTCGACGACGTTGGAATGGACGACTCCGATTCAGCCCGGCCACGGCAACTGGCCTGGTGCTATCCCCGCAGTATACCGCTGGCCCTATGATTATAGCAAGCCAGGTGCTGCTGAGGATTTCATCCCGCAGAACATCCCATACTCGCAGACGCAGTCTTCTAACCTGCCTTACGAGCGTGAAATGGAATAA